Genomic DNA from Setaria italica strain Yugu1 chromosome V, Setaria_italica_v2.0, whole genome shotgun sequence:
TGACATCTTGCTATATTGATTCGGTTCTTTCTGCTGACCATGTACAGCTTGACTGCTGGAATATGAGAGCACCAAAGAATCAACATTGTTATCCCTCCTAGATTCACCTGTAACCTCTGCTGCAGCAAGTTTACTGGCATTCGAAGGTCCACAGTCCTTGAGATCTATAATCTCCGTCTCAGGTGAAAACTCTCCTTCCTCTATTTCCTCCTCATGAAACTTGTTGCCTTCTACAGGTGGCTCGTCAGTTGTGCTGCCAGTGGTTTTCCCATCTTTCGCAAGCTTGTTCGCCATTTTCTCGACTTCAAAGTCATAACTGTCCGATGGAAGGAAGACTTTGATACTTGGGTACTCGACAACAAGTATACCCCTCAACTGCGGGCGCAAAGGTTCTTCTATATTGAGTAGGCGGTATGGTGACTCTGATTCCTACAGCAAGTTAAAATAAAGCATTATTTCATAAAATAAAGTAGAGCAAATATCAATAAGCATTTTGCACACATGATGACTTGATTTACAATACCTTAGCAGACTTTTGAATGAACAGTTTCAGGTCACGCAATTCTGTATTGCGATATTGTGTGAGCTGATCCTTCCAAGGGCCAGGACAAAGATGCTTTTCCAATAGAGAGAGCAAGGTTGTGTGCTCATCTATTCTGAAAAAGAAGACACAGAATGAGCACACAAAGAAAGGGGTGATAGTATACCAGATACACCAGGCTTTCTGCAGTCAACACATATGTTTCTATTTCACACTCAAAAACTTTTGGGACAGTATAATAAATAATTTTGACCAACTTCTTTGCTACCAAATTTTTCGTTGAACCAAGTAAAGACAGAACAATAACATGTGTAACAGTAGGAAGTTTGAGAATGACACAGAcatcttaaaaaaaagagaCTGTAACAACAAAGAACAATTATTTCAGGAACTGAAAGTTTCTGTAATTCTGTTCTACTATGAGTTCCTGAAAGTTTTTGTAATTCTGTTCTACTATGAGATATAGCCATATTGAAAAAGGCCCAAAATTGCAAGGCAAGCAaactgggaggaggaggaagaatacTTACTCATGGTCAGTTAGGACAACATCTGTTGAGTTGAATTTCCATTCAAGTGTCCAGTATATGCAATCCTTTCTGCAAAAGGGGGATTCGGATGTAAATCAGCTTTCCTATGTGAtgcaaagaaataaaaattgtaCTACTGGCATCATTAACTGGGATATAAATCAATGTCTGAGGAGCGGAGAATACGTTTAACGAGTCTTTTTTTTCTAGTAACCACTGAACTCGATTGATTGTGAATGCCTGTGCTAGTTATGTAATGACCAAGGGCTGATGCTAAGCAAGAACAGTGAAACATAGCATTTATTCTTGAGATAGCGTACTCGGCATTGGATAACTAATACTGATTAACTTCCAGCAGTAACTGCACAACACACCATTAATCAAGGACGTCTCATTACATCTTTTGTATATCTGGCAAGCATCCAAATATTGGAATAATTCATAGCTGAACTGAATCAAAATCCTTTTAAATAAACCACAAGAAAGCAAAAAGGAAAACCTGCTGAACATCTCAGCAGCAATGCATCATACTGATGGCAAGGAATTTTGAACATACAAGTCAAGCAATGCAATACAAAGACAGAGGCGgtagaggaaaaaaaagatgtcTTAGAGCAGCAAAGCCTAAAGCACCTGTGGTTGTGCCGGGAACGGTTCTGCTCTCTCCTGGCCATGCCCCTGGGGAGGAAGTAGAGCCTGATACCCCTGCGTTGCGCGGCCTTGCGGAGGAAAAACAGCCAGCTTGGCAGCTGGGCGCCCCCCTGCCCCCCGAAGTTGCGGCCGAAGCCGCCGATGAGCCTGTGCGCCGACTCCCTGACCTGCTTGGTCTCCTCCAGAAAGTTGTAATCTTTACAAGAACACAAGGTAGCAATTCAAGAGGCGGTCGGTCGATTGCTGATgagaggaaggaagaaaggTCGGAGGCTTACCGGAGATGAGCTGGTTGTCGTCGAATTGGGCGAGCGGGACGGGGTCGGTGCGGGGGCGCTTGCCGGTGCAGGCTGTGCGGCGCTTGTGCGCCTGGACGCAGGGGAGGCTGCAGGTGAGGCGGGCGCAGCCGGGGCAGCGGTACTTCCATGCCTGCTCCCCGCACTCCTCGCACGGGGACCCCTtcttcccggcggcggcggcggagctggagctATCGTCGGCGGACGCGTTCTCCGCGGGCGGCGGCTCCTCCCGATCGTCCTCCATTCCGGAGGCGGCTCGACGCTCGAGGGGCGGCGCGTACGAACGGGTGGCGGGTGCTGcgtgcggcgcgcggcggggagaTGCTAGGGTTTAACTGGAGGTTTATCAGCCACCAGCGCGGCCGCCTTGGCGCGTCTCCAACTAGGGGCGGGGATTCATACAGGAGGCGAGGGTTTTCTCTTTGGATTTTGACCGTTTTGTTCTGACAcatcgcggcggcgccggagaacGTTAGCGAtgcgacgacggcgaggtgcTCGCCGGAAAACTACGGGTGTGGCGACGGCAGGGCGCACAATTTACAGCTTCAGCCAACAGAAATTGAGCGTTTGTGCTATCAGTCTGCGAGCATGCTCGGCTGTTCGAATGCGATTAGGTGGATTACAGGAGATTTTGTAGCGAGCATTTTAGAACCTTCATACAATCGTTTAAACGCTAGCCGGCACATCAGGCAGCAGAGATTAGCAGATTGGATAGCATGCACGATGCACCAGCAGTCGAGGAACTAAGCAGCACACTGACGAGTACATGCTTTTAAAATCCAGCTTCTCAGGAAATCACCACATAATTCAACTCGACCAAACTGGGAGCAAGAGAGCGGAATCATATATGGGAAGTTGGAAACAGGAGACGACAGGGACTGAATGATAGCTTGCTTATAACATGCTAAAACATGGTCTACCAACAGCCTCCATTTCAAGAATTTCATCTAACAGAAACGAAAATCACAAAACCATGTCTCAGAGAACCACGGCTACAACTGGTAAACAAAATCTCATTGTCCTCATAATTCAAAGATCAACAGAGAAGACGCCTGTTTGCACGCCACCTCCCAATGTGCCAGCTAACTGATGCATCACTCCATGGAAGATCCCCCAGCACCAAAAGCGCCACCAACACCACGGCCAAAGCCAGGTCTGCTACCCTGAACAACAAAAAACAACGGGGTGTCAATTTATAAGATATTTGCCTGCATTATTAGCAACGCAGGGACCTATAAACATGACATGAAACTTGATTGCTGCATACAGTAAGCAAGTAAAAACCACTAGAGGATTATCAAATACAGGTCCTGAAGATCAATTCCAGTTGTTTATCAACAAACAACAGTGCTGAAACTTCTACGAGCAGCTCAAAGTTTGTAAATCATCATTTAAGACATGAACATAGCATGGAAATAACATAGGGACTGAAGGAAATTTAAACTAAGTATTAAAGTATGAGAACTAGTGCAAAATTAAGCTTATGGCTTGTAGCTATCCTGAAGTAAGCTTGACAATGTAAATACGCACACCAACGTAAATAGATGCGACCCTGATCTCTAGAATTCTTACCCTAAAAGATGGCTGGAAGTCTGCAGGAGCACCACCCTTCTCACCACCAAAATCACCTGGAGCACCACGTGGACCTCCTCTGTAACCATCCCTGTCTCCGAACCTTGGTCTGTCACCCTCAAAACGAGGGGGACCCCTGCCAAATTAACAGCTTATGTCAGTAACCATGGCATGAGAATTAATAATCAAGAAAGactggaaagaaagaaaaaaaacaaaaagtcTGATCACAGACATCATCAACCCATCTCCAATATAATAGGCAGTTCAATTTGCATTATCTAAATTCTAGCTTTCAGAATGCTAAACTAGAAACAACATAATTCTAGTGTTATCTTAGTAAAAAAAGGTTAACACTCACCCTCCTCAGGACAGTACAATAACCAACCTATTGTCTAAGGACAAACTTTCAAATCACAAATTTCCTAGTAACAATTGCACCAGTTGTCCCTTCTGAGGTGGATGGATAAGAAGCTGGTGATTACAAGTTTTACCTGGGGCGGTCACCCGGTGGGCCAGAGCCGAAGGGACGGGACGGGGGCTTGGAGGACTTCTTGAGGGTATTAGGCACAACCTCTGATGGCAGGTTGAGGAAGGTGCGGAGGTACTCAATGCCATCGTTGGTCAGGTACCAGTAGTAGTATTGCCAGGAGAAGGTCTCCCTGACATACTCCTTTGACTTGAAGCTCTGCATGAGCTTAATGACCTCCAAGTTGGGCACGTCAAGCTTTGGGTGCTTAGCCAGGTTGTAGTCCTTCTTGGCATACAAGACCCCCTCTGCACCATAAGTTCAAAAGTTTAACAAACATACCCTCAACCTAAAACAAGGATAAGCATTCGTTCTACATAAGTGGTATTGTCTTGCCCTCGAAAATTAAATTAAAATGTCTGAATTGTAGAGCATATAACTAGCAGGCATAGCTCATTACTCCTAAAACATTCTATATCACATTGCAATTGCATAGAGAACATAAAATACATTTTAAATCACTCGGTGGATATGAAAAGATCCATGCCCTCGACAGGACACCTATATATAGCGAACAAACATTTCGAGATTATGTTGCAATCACGACCTCCTTTAGCAAGTAACGACTGCAACAACCCATACTACTGACCAGCATTACGTTGAGAATTATGAACCTATCGGGCCAAAAGTACCAACAGCAGGCATCTAATCACAAAATGAGAATCCGCACAAACCAATATTTTGGGCGCCCAAATAAAGGGGAAAACAATGGATAAGACGCTCACCGTGGAAGAGGTACTTGCAGATCTCGCGGCGGTTCTTCTTGGAGATGATCTGCGAGGAAGGGGAAAAACACATCATCGCGTTAGAAGACGCCGCTGGAACAAATGCATTGGCAACCCCACAGATGTAGAATCCCTAAGAGCGGCTCACCATGGTTGAGGACGAGGGCCGGAGACggcagcggaggagggagggagacgacggcggcgccggatgGGGGGTGGTGATTGGGGCACGAGAAAGAGGTGGCGCGCTGCGGGGAGAGAAAACCCTAGCTGTGTGGCCAGTTGATATATAGGGGTAGGCGGATCTGGGCCGCGTAGTGGGTCTGTTTTGATTTCCTCCTCGTTCTGGGCCTTGCCCGGTTTCGTTTCGGATGAAAAATCGGCCCATATTCTGCTGTCTGGGGCTCAAGATCTAGGCTGGAAAATTTTGTTGCTGGAGGTAAACTGACCCAACAAGCAAAAACCTGTAGTATTGGTCTGGCAAATACAAATTCCATTTACAGACATCATGCAACGGATGACTTGTTTATTCATGCAAATTAACGTGGAAGATGATGCCAAATCATACAAGAAATATGCGAAACAACATGGTGCAGGTTTTTAGATAAAAGACCATTTTCTGGTCCTGCTTTATTAAGAAAGCAACTGTTTGGCTGGGGTTACCAGCTTGCAAGAACAAGAGTTTAGGAACAGTAAGCTATTACATTGAAGCATTTTGACAAAATAAGATTGCTGACACTCTCTAATTCACTCTCTAAACAAAAAGAAGAACATAAGAGAAAAGCTTAAGTTGATTCCTCCGTCATTTTTCCTTCCGACAAGCTACTCTCCTTCAGACCGTAAGGATGACAGTTGAAGTTTGAACTGCTGAATCACTACCTCGATCCATTGTCGCCCCTGCCCCTGAACATCTTCCATTTCTGCATAAACGATATTACACGGTACAAACTTACATCAGGAGAAGATACTACTATATTATTGAAAACAAGATCATTCCTAATGAGCCAAAGGCTCCAAGCAACACAACCAAGAAGGAAAATTAAATTCATAGTTTGCTTGATAGGCTCCCTCATTACTCGCTCTCGAAGATCATCCACACTCTGCGGTAAGATATTCCACTCTAGCACATCTCTAGATACACACCATACCAACCGAGCAATTGCGCAGAAGAAAATCATATGATTTATGCTTTCCAGCTGACCATATAATTTGCACTCAACCTCCCCTGGCCAATTTCTCTTTTTCAGTTGTTCTGCAGATTGGATCTTGTCATTGCACACCTGCCAAAGGAACACTTTTATCTTCAAGGGTAGTTTGGCCTTCCATATACACAGTAACCATTTATTAGCAAACCCTGTGAATTTTAGTTCATTGTACAGAGAAGCAACACATGGTACATGTCAAAGCACAAGGCCAGATCCCTTGAGTTTCTCTTCCACAATGCAATCCAGTTTTCTCCCCGTGTCTTCAGTCATGCGTTTCACCCAATCCCCCACCTTCCCTCAATTTCCAGAAGCACGCTGACTTCTCAacgatgagagagagagaatgtaTTTCATTTAATGAAACCATGTTTGACTGTTTTCAACATATATGTGTCAATATAGCTTGTGTTGAATGAAACACCAAATGAAGCAATgtacctgaggtagtagatGCTTGGGCCTGAAAGTGAAACTCTCCTGTGAGGACCAACGTGCGAGGTGGATTGGGCTCGTGGGATTGCACGGGTAGTGCGGGCTGGATGATGATGGATGGAAGGGAAGATGGGGAATCCCCTTGAGCCACCAATCGAAGCAGCTCGCTCGTCACTCCCGCCGCCGACCCTCGCCGCTGTCTCGCTCCTGCCGTGACGGCGCTGCTGCGCTTCCCATCTCACAGACGCAGTAGGTGCCGATGAACGACGTCGTCTGCGAGTGTGTGGATGGAAGGCGACGCGACGCCAAGCGCTGGGCTGGCGTCCCGTCGGCACGGGCACAAGGAAATCCACCGCAGCAGCGTAGATGCCATGAACAAATAAGCTTCCTCTTCCTTGCCAACTTGCATTGCACTTGAGTCAGATAAGCACAAGCGACAGTCGAGTCGACAGTGACGTTAACCGATCGACAGTATACAGGATACAGCTTCTAGGAGATCGATCGACAAGGTATACGAAAATTCTCCCTAGTGTGAGTGTGATATCCTTTTCGGATTCAGACGTTCTGCCACTTCTGTGATGGT
This window encodes:
- the LOC101775018 gene encoding 40S ribosomal protein S10-1 translates to MIISKKNRREICKYLFHEGVLYAKKDYNLAKHPKLDVPNLEVIKLMQSFKSKEYVRETFSWQYYYWYLTNDGIEYLRTFLNLPSEVVPNTLKKSSKPPSRPFGSGPPGDRPRGPPRFEGDRPRFGDRDGYRGGPRGAPGDFGGEKGGAPADFQPSFRGSRPGFGRGVGGAFGAGGSSME
- the LOC101774626 gene encoding putative box C/D snoRNA protein SPCC613.07; translation: MEDDREEPPPAENASADDSSSSAAAAGKKGSPCEECGEQAWKYRCPGCARLTCSLPCVQAHKRRTACTGKRPRTDPVPLAQFDDNQLISDYNFLEETKQVRESAHRLIGGFGRNFGGQGGAQLPSWLFFLRKAAQRRGIRLYFLPRGMARREQNRSRHNHRKDCIYWTLEWKFNSTDVVLTDHEIDEHTTLLSLLEKHLCPGPWKDQLTQYRNTELRDLKLFIQKSAKESESPYRLLNIEEPLRPQLRGILVVEYPSIKVFLPSDSYDFEVEKMANKLAKDGKTTGSTTDEPPVEGNKFHEEEIEEGEFSPETEIIDLKDCGPSNASKLAAAEVTGESRRDNNVDSLVLSYSSSQAVHGQQKEPNQYSKMSSNGSSGRTETKSRMEACPLDMEKARESELCSSEHIADLKEHGTSYPGSLAEAGVAALSKIDRKTDSLVPSSINILAPDGATGPQQEQSQQSRQIPSSTPEALKKKSFMKVYPLDFEDNNGGLLLEVPDLAFEQEMMDTYPELFGDMDVDDFLSCDFETMTADESVEAMSGLLWDDLEEGEIPTM